From the genome of Desulfovibrio sp. JY:
GTGTTTGGTAGGTCGCGCCGTCCGTGGAATAGGTTGCGGTCAGGCTATTGTGCCCCGTGCCGTCGGTCAACACGCGCGGATACCAGGCCAGGCGAAAGCCGGTGATGGGCGTCGCGCCCGGTGCGGCCGTCACGGCGTAGGTCAGAAAGCACGGGGCGTCGCCGGCGCAGGTAAGGGCGGGCGAGCCCGGCACGGCGACCACGGCGTGGGCGAGGAGTGCCTGGGAGAGCAGGGCGGAAAGCGGCGCGTCGAAACCCGGGGAAAAGTGGACCAGCCCCGTGCCGCCCACGTCCAGGAGCAGCTTCGATCCGGCCGGGGCGGCAACCGGCAGCCTGACGCGCTCCTGCCCCACGCTGACCGTCTGGCCGGCGATATTTCCCGAGGCGACAAAGCCTTTGGCGGTCATCGCCTGGCCGAAGCCGGGGAGGACCGGACGCGGCCGGGACGTGACGGCGGTGAAGGGATGGCGCAGGCCGGGATCGAAGTAGCGGGCGCGGATATTGCCGGCCGCGTCGGCCAGGGTCGCAACCGGCGTGTCGTCCGGGTAGGCGGCCAGATAGGCGGCCAGGGCCTCGGGGCCGCCGAGGGACAGGTCCGGCCGGGCCGCGTCGGCGAAGCCGAAGAGCGTTTCCCCGCCGAGGACCGCCGCGCCGTCGAGGCCCGGCAGCACCCGGGTGTTGGCCGCGATGGCCGTTGCGCGGCGCTCCCAGACGGGCTTGATGGCAAGCGTCGGGGGCGCGGCCGGCGGGGCGAGGCGCAAGCCGGCGAATTCCAGCGCGCCGTCCACATGGCCGGGGTCGAGGCCGAGGGCGATATAGACCAGCCCCGTGGCCGGGTCCGGGGCGGGCAGGTCCACGGTGCGGCTGTAATGGGTCGTGCCCGGGGCGAAATCCGTCGCCCGGACCGTGGCCGCCGTGACCAGGGCGTCCGGGTCCGTGCCCACGGTCACGCTGGCCGTGGATTCCGGCAGGGAGGCCTTGCCCGGGCGCAGGGCGAAATCCACCGTGGCCCGCGTTTTTTCCCGCCGCATCCCGGGCGGGGCGACGAAGGCGAAAACGGCCCGGCCCGGGATGCGGCAATCGTACAGGGCCAGGGTGCCGTAGCCGAGGTCCGGGGCCATGTTGTCGGCGGTGTAGACGTCGGCGAAAAAGGACAGGTCGGTGAAATCGGCGGCGTAGGGCACGTCCAGGGGCAGGGGGGATCTGTTGACCACGCCGCCCTTGGCGCTGTCGGCCCAGAAGGTCTTGGCCACGGGCACGAGGCCGGGAATCGCGCGCTTGTGCACGAGGTCGTCCGGGGTGAGCAGGAAGAAGCGGCGGTAGCGGCGGTCGGGCAGGGAGGCGGCCGTGCGAAACGCGCCGCGCAGGTACCAGTCGGAGATGATCTTGAGGTGCCGGTTGCGGTAATAAAACAGCCAGTCCACGTTGTTCTTGGCCACGAGCAGGTCGGCCAGCACGCTTTTGATGCTCGGGCTGTCGCGCTTGGCGTAGATGGGCAGCGTCTCGAAGGTGGGCATGGAGCAGGCCGCGGCCAGAAGCATGGCCAGGGCCGTGACGCTTTTGGCGGACAGGCGGCGGAAAAGCGCGCACACGGCCTCGATGCCGCCGGCGGCGAGATAGACGTAGAGAAAGAAGATGTTGACCAGATAGCGGATGGAGACATGGATTTGCGTGGGCAGCACGGCGGCCATGGCCAGGGCGCAAAGGGCCCACAGCCCGAGGGCGCAAAGCGCCCGCAGCCGGCCCATGGCGATGTGGCGCACAAGCCCGACCCCGGCCAGAACGGCCAGAAAGGCCGGCCAGGGCGCGCCGCCCTGGTAGTAGGCGGCGGCAAAGGCCTTGAGCACGGACAGAAAACCGGCCGAGTCGAAGCGGTTTCCGGTGGGGCCGTCGGCATGGATGGTGCGCACCTGGAAGATGTGGGCCGGCAGCCAGGGCAGATAGGCCGCGAAGACCGCCAAGGCGCAAAGGGCCGCGCTTGCCAGGAGCCGCAGGGCCGCCCGCCGCTCGCTGCGCCAGAGCAGGGCCGCCCGGGCCGCCACGATGAGCCCTTCGGCGAAGAACGTGGCCGCGGCCAGGTACGACGCGTAAAACATGAGGATATTGGCCAGGGCGAAGCCGATCCAGTCGCGCCGCCGGCCGGTTGCGGCCAGGGCCCGGGACAGGAAATAGAGCCCGAGCAGGGCGAAGAGCAGGTAGAGGGCGTAGGGCCGGGCCTCGCGCGAGTAGTGGATGTGGAACAGGGACAGGGCGCACAGGGTGGCGGCGGCCATGGCCGTCGTTTTGGAAAAAAGCCGTCGGCCAAGCAGCCAGACCACAGGGATGGTCAGGGTGCCGGCGATGACGCTCGGCAGCTTCACGGCCCAGTCCGTGGCCGGGAAGAAAATGAGGCTCGCGTGCACGAGCAGGTGGAAGAGCGGCGGCGAGGAATCGAGGCTCACGTCGCTCGGTCCCTCGAAGGCCAGCGACGGCAGCATGTCGCGAAGCGGCCAGGAGGCCCGGCCAAGGGTCACGAATTCGTCCCACCACAGCCCCACCACATCCAGGGCGTAAAGGCGCAGCCACAGCCCGACGAGGGTCAGGCCGGCGACAAGGGCCCAGTCGGGGCCGGGGGAAAAGACGCGACGCGGCGCGTCTGGCGCGACAAAGGTCATGGCGCGGCCCTGCCGTCCAGGTTGGCGTCAAGGGTGGCGCGCTGGGCCGGGGTGAATTCCCGCGCCGCCGTGGCGGCGGCGTCCCTGGCGGCCTTGGCTTCGCTTGGCGAAAGTCCCGGCAGGCGCAGGGCTCGGCCCAGGTGCCAGTAGGCCCAGTACGGATCGGCTGGAACGCCCCGTCCGGCAAGCAGGGCCTGGCCGACGGCCAGATACCCCTGGGGCGAGCCGGCCCGGGCGGCCCGGAAAAACCAGGCAACGGCCAGGGTGGGGTCCGGCGACCCGTCCGCGCCTTCCAGGGCGAGCTGTCCCCGGACCACGGCCGCGCCGGGATCGCCGGCGGCGTAGGCCGCTTCCAGACAGGCGGCCGCGCCGGGAACATCGCGTGGCGTGGCGGAAAGAAGACGCGTGGCGGCCCCGACCAGGGCCTTGGCGTCGGCGGTTTTCCCCGCCCCGGGACAGGCGGCGGCAAAGGCCGTCGCGGTCGCAAGCAGGACGCAACCAAGGGTCGCGCACACGGCGGCCAGCAGGCGACGGAGAGCGCAACCGGTGGGAGAAGACGGATCCGGCAAAACCTAGGACCTTTTTTCGCGGGGATATTTGCAGGCGGGCCTGCCGTTGCCGTTGCCGAGCATGCGCACGAAAATTTCGCCCGTGCTCGAGGCGAAGACGATCTTGCGGCCGCGTTCGCCGCCCACATTGGAGGCGGCCACCCGCAGGCCCAGGTCGGCCAGGGTGGCGAACGCCGTTTCCACATTGCGCCGTCCCACCGAAAGCTCCTCGGCGAAAAGGGCGCAGGCGCCGCCGAACACCTTGCATTCGATATGCTGCAGCGGCACGCCGCGATAGGCGAGCCGGTGGACCATGGCGGTGATGGCCGAGTCCACGAACTTGTAAGGCGTGTTTTCGATGCCGTGGAGGCGGTATTCCGAGGCCCTGGGCAGTAGGGCGTGAAAGATGGCGGCCAGGCCGTGGCGGGGCGCGAAAAAGGTGACGGACACGCAGGACCCGAGCACGGTGTGGGCCATGGTCGGCTGCTCGTAGAGTCCGCCCTGGGCTACGTTGAGGAAGGCCAGATTATGGCCGGGAAAGCGATCTAGAAGATCTTGCATGGAGGGGTATCGGGGTCGAAGTCGTCGGCACGAAGCGGGTTGTCGGCCAGGCCGAGGCTGGCCAGGGCTTCGAGCAATGTCTTCGGGGTGAAGGGTTTGGTGACGTAGGCCTGGGCGCCGGATTCGAACTGGGCGCGCATCATGTTGGCCGGATCGTCGAGGCTGGAAAGCATGACGGCCGGCGTGCGGCATCCCTCGGCAATGCCGTCGTCGAGTTCCTGGCGGCGGATGCCGGCCAGGGCGTCGTGGCCGGAGAGTTCGGGCATGAGGATGTCCATGACGATCAGATCGTAGGTCTGGCCTTTTTCCCGGGCAGCGCTGAACAAGGCCAGGGCCTCGCGGCCGTTGGCGGCCTCGTCCGGCGTGAAGCGGTCGCCCAGGGCCTGGATGATAAGATAGCGCTGGTAGCGGCTGTCGTCGACGATCAGGGCGCGAGGCATGGGTCACCCTCCGTTTTTTCGTGTCGTGTCCTCAAGGTCCGTTATCCGTATTGCCGGGCCGACATGGTCATGCAATTTTCGTTGCGGCGGTGTTGTCCTTTTGCGTCCTGCCTTCGTTCAGGGCGGCCTGCAACAGGCCCGGGACGTCCACCACCAGGGCCATGTCCCCGCCCTCGGTGACCGTGGCCCCGAGCACGCCGGCCACCTTGCCGAGCCCGCGTCCCAGGTGCTTGAGCACCGCCTGCTTGCGGCCGATCACTCCGTCCACCACGAGCCCGGCCCGGCCTTCGTCGCGGCGCACCGTGACCACATGGGAGGCTTGGGGCAGGGGCCCGGACAGGTCGAAAAAATGGCGCAGGCACACGAGCGGCATGGGCTCGCCGCGCAGCTCCATCACACCCCGGCCCTGGTGCAGGGTCACCGACGGCGGCAACTCCAGGCATTCCTCCACGTAGTCGAGGTGCAGGTAATAGGTCTCCGCGCCAAGGCGCACTTCCAGGCAGTCGATAATGGCCAGGGACACGGGCAGGCGTATGGTGAACACGGTCCCGGCCCCCGGGGTCGAGGCCACCTCGAGGCGGCCGCGCAGGGCGGCGATGCCCTCGCGCACGGCGTCCATGCCCACGCCCCGTCCCGACACCGCGCCCACCCGTTCGGCCGTGGACAGGCCCGGCAGAAAAATCAGTTCCAGGGCGGCCTGCGGGTCGTAGGGCCGGTCCGGAGCGATGCGGCCGGCGGCCACGGCCTTGCGCCACAGCTTGGCGGCGTCGATGCCCGCGCCATCGTCGGTGATGGCGATGACCACGTCGTTGCCGTCCTGGCGGGCGGCAAGGTTGATGGTGCCGCGCCGGGGCTTGCCGAGGGCCTGCCGGGCGTCGGGCGGCTCTATGCCGTGGTCCACGGCGTTTCGCAGCAGATGGATGCAAGGCGTATTGAGCTGTTCGATGACGGCCTTGTCAAGCTCGGTGTTCTCGCCGTCCATGACCAGTTCCGCGTCCTTGCCGAGGGTGGCGCAGGTGTCGCGCACCAGCCGGCGGTATTTGGGGAAGCTGATCTTGATGGGCAAGAGGCGCAGCCCCAGCACCTGATCGCGCAGCAGCGACGCCAGCCGCTCCACTTCCTCGGCCACGTCGCGCAGTTCCCCGTCCTGGCGGTGGGCGGACAGCGTGGCCAGCCGGGCCTGGGCGATGCCGAGTTCGCCGACCCGATCGACCAGGATGTCGAGTTCCCGGGCGTCGATGGCCAGCTTGCGGATGTGTTCGTCGGCCTTGGCTTCGCCCGGGAGCGGTTCCTCGACGGGCTGGGGCGCCTGGGGAGGCTGGTCCCGCTGCAGCAGGGCGGCCATGTGGGCAATTTCCGGGGCCACGTCGCGACCGCGTCCGGCCACGGGGTCCTCGACCATGGTCTTGATCACGTCGAAGACGGTCAGGAGTTCGCCGACAAGCCCGGGGGTTATGGGCAGACGACTCTCGCGCACGGCATCGAGGACCGATTCCACGGCATGGGCGAGTTCGGCCAGGGGCGCGGCGCCCACGGCCCCGGCGTCGCCCTTGATGGTGTGGGCGGCGCGAAAAACGGCGGCGACTTTCGGGCCAAGCGCGTCCGGCCCGGCGGTTTCCAGATCGAGGATGGCCGCTTCGATGCCGCGCAGCTGCTCCAGGCAGCTTTCGGCGAAAAGTTCGAATATTTTGTCGTCTTCGACCATGGGTGTGGCGCGACAGGCACGCCACGGGAGTGTACGGGCCAAGCGCCCCGGAAGCAAGGCGCATCGGCGCGGAAAGGGACGCGGCGCGCACCCTCTTCCCCTTCTTCCCTCACTAAAGCGCCCCAAGGGGGGCGCGGCGGTCGCGGATCACGGAATTGCCGGCTCGGGACTTGGCGAACTTCTTGACCTCCGCCACCCGGTGGCTGAGGTCTTCGAAAGTAATGGGCGCGGCAAAGAGGCACTCCAGGATGCCGATGGACAGGGTGATCAGGGGAAAGTCCTTTTCCACGCCGTCGCGGCTTTTGCCCCGGATGAAGCCGCGATCGCGGTCTTCCGGGGTGTAGAGCCTGGGGACCTCGGCGGCGAAGACGGTGACCACGGCGTCGGCCACGGCGTCGGCCGCGCCCCGGGCGGCGATGACCACGAAGTCGTCCCCGCCGACGTGCCCGACGAAGTCGCCGGGCGAGCCCTGGCGGGAAACGGCTTCGCGCAGGACCCGGGAGGTGAGCAGGATGACCTTGTCGCCCTGGCTGAAGCCGTAGACGTCGTTGTAGACCTTGAAGTTGTCGAGATCGACGTACATCATCGAGCAGGGCAGTTTTTCCCGGCCCCGGCGCTGGAACTCCTGTTCGATGGCCACGTTGCCGGGAAGCCCGGTCAGGGGATTGGAGCCCTTGGCCAGCTCCACCTGGACCTTGGCCAGGGTGTCGAGCATCTTTTGCACCGATACGGTGCCGCGAAGCTCCCCGTCCCGGGTGATGACGATATCGTCGTAAATCTTGGTGGCCACCCGGTTCATGGCCAGTCGGGCCGCCTCCTCGATGGGCGTGTCGCATTCCACGCACAGGGGGCTTGCGTCCATGAGCCGGGTGATGCGTTTTCTGTGGTAGAGATCAATGCCGAACTTGGAGGAAAGGGCCTTGTCCAGGTTGTAGTTCATGAGCAGTCCGGCCGGGGTCTTGCCCTCCACCACCACCACGCTGCACATGGCCGGCTTGTCGGCCAGAAGCGCCTTGACGTCGCCGACGCGTTTCTCCGTATCCACTTCCAGGCACGGGGCCAGCAGGTCGCCCACCGGGGAGGAGCATTTCCAGTCCCCGGCGCTGGCCTGGCCGAAGCTGGCCTTAAGCGGCATGGGCATGCCGCCTTCGGGCTTGGGATAGGCCGGCGCGCCGAGGTAGTAGCCCTGGCCGGCGTGGACGCCCATGGATACGAGGGAACTTAAGGCCAGCTCGGTTTCCACGCCCTCGGCGATGACCTTGGCTCCGGTCTTTTCGGCCATGAGCACGAGGGTTTCGACCATCAGCCGCTTGAAGGGGTTGCATTCGATGTCGCGGGTCAGCGTGATGTCGGCCTTGAAGAAATCCGGGCGCAGCCGGGCTAAAAGCATCATGTTGGACTGGCCCGCGCCCACGTCGTCGATGGCGGTCAGAAAGCCCAGGTCGCGGTAGGCGTCGAGGATCTCCGGCAGGGCGGCCAGTTCGCTAAAGGACAGGCGCTCGGAGAATTCGAGCACCATCTGGTTGCGTTCGAGGTCGAATTCGCCGATAAGCCGGGCGAATTCACGGGGCTGGATATCGTGGGCGCAAAGGCTCGCCGGGCCGACGTTCAAGAAAAGCTTTTGCCGGGGCTTGAGCCGCCCGATGCCGGAGACGGCCAGCCGGCACAGCCCCTGTTCCACCTCCAGGGCCTTCTCCGTGGAGCCGGTCAATTCGAAAAGCCGCAACGCGTCCTGGATGGGAATGCCGGAGGTGCCCCGGGCATAGGCTTCCCAGCCTATGGTCATGCCCGTGGTGAGGTCGACCACCGGCTGGTAGACCACGCCGGTGAAGCCCTGGGCGAACAGGGTCTTGATTTCCGCCGGCGAGGGGAAGGCGGCCGCGTCGATCTTCTGCTGGGCCAGCCGCTTGGCCTTGCACACGGCGGCGAAAAGGACGGCCGTCGGCGTCGTGTCCCGCTCGGGCTCCAGCCGGGCGAAGCCCACGCGCAGGTCGATTTCCTCGCCGCAAATAAGCCGCATCCGCTCGGCCGCTCCCTGGGTGACGGCGGCCCGATAGGCCAGGTAGAGGAAGAACAGTTCGTCGGGGTCGCGGCCGTCGTGTTCGAAAAGCAGCACGTAATCCCCGGGCGAGGCTTCCTGGATGAAATGCAGCGCGCCCTCGGGGTAGACGGCGGAAAAGCGTTCGATGGCCTCGTCCAGGCAGGCGCGCAGGCAGGCCAGTCCCGCTTCCATGCCGATGCCGGAAAATTTCAGGTGGAAATCCGCCACCTGCAAGGTCAAAATGGCTAGGTCGCCTTCCAGGACGTTGCCGGTGCATTCCAGGAGCGAGGCCATGCGCGGCCGTACCTGGGGCACTTTGCCGGCGAGGGATTTGTTTTGTTCGAGCATGTGTTTGAACATGATCGAGGAATCGAAGAGCTGCTGGTTCACGGTCACCCTCCAAAAAAACGCCCCGGGCGCACACGGTATACGGATTATAGATACCAGATACGGGAAAAAAGCCCGTCAACGGCGGCAAGAGCCGGTGACATTTCATTGACAAATCCGTGTCGCCTGCGATGATCGACATTTTTTCGGATAGCCTTTAAAAGTCATGCGCAAAAAAAAGCCGCTCGCGGGCCTGCTGCTGGTCCTTTTTATCCTGCTGTCATGCCATGGGACTTTGGCCCTGGCCGGGGCGGGGGGGCTTGGCTTCGGCCTCATTGCGACCTCCGCCCCCCAGACGGTGCTCGACGGCTGGCGGCCGCTTCTGGCCGACCTGTCCGCCTTTCTCGGCGAGCCCGTCACGCCCAAGATCTACGAGGACTATGCCGGCGTGATCTGGGCCATGGGAACCGGCCGGGCCCAGGTGGCCTGGCTCGGCAACAAGTCGGCCATCGAGGCCGTGGACCGGGCCGGGGGGGAGGTCGCCCTGCGCAGCATCGACCCGGCCGGGCATACCGAATATTTCTCCCATCTGCTCGTGCGCCGGGATTCCGGGCTCACCGACGTCGAGACCGTTTTCGCCCGGGCGGGCCGACTCACCTTCGGCGACGGCGACCCCAATTCCACCTCCGGCCATGCCGTGCCGGCCTACTATTTGTTCGCTTCCCGGGGCGTTTCCCCGCGCGCCGTGTTCAAACGGGTGGTCTCGGGCAACCACGAGGAGAATTTTCTCGGTGTGGCCACGGGCCGCCTCGACGTGGCCACCGGCAACAGCCTCGATCTTAAGCGCCATCGGCAGCGCTATCCCGAATTCGCCCGGGACGTCGTGGTCATCTGGACCTCGCCGCCCATACCCTCGGACCCCCTCGTCTGGCGGACCGATCTGCCCGCCGGGCTCAAGGACCGCATCCGGGCCTTTTTCCTGGACTACGGCCGGGCCGCCTCGGGCAAGTCCGAGGCGCGACTGGCCCGGGAACGGGCGGTGCTGGCAACGCTTAGCCGGTCGGGCTTCGAGGCCTCCGACAACAGCCAGCTCGTGCCCATCCGCATCATCGAGCTGTATCGGGAAAAGCTCCGCCTTGCCGCCCAAAATGACCCGGGTGGGGAGACGAGACAAAAACGCCTCGAAACTATAGAGGCACAACTGCGCCAGCTGCGGGCGACGCAAGCGGCGCACATGTGAATCCACAGCCCGACGGATTTGTTCGTTGTTTGAAAAATAATTATACGAGTATGTTGCGCCAAAGGCACTTGCTCGAACGTTGAGGATACGACACGCGCATGGCGATTTTCGGCAACCATCCGCGCCTCGGATTGGCCACCCGGGTCCTGCTTCCGGCCCTGGCCGTGGCCTTGAGCGTGGCCGCGATCATGTACCTGATCTTTACGGCCCGGTTCGCTCGGCAGGCCCAGGAGGACCTCAAAATCCGCCTGGACAGTCTGCTCACCGCCCAGGCCGCCGAACTCGAGGCCCCGGTCTGGGAATTCGACCAGGCGACCATCGACCGCCTGTTCCGCAGTTACGCCCAGAACCCGGACCTGCAATGGATACGGCTCTACGACGCCAAGGGGACGCTCGTGGCCCATTCGGGGAAAGACCCGGGGCCGGATGTGCGGCTCATCACGGCCAGGCGGGAGCTCATCCATCACGCCGGCGGCGAGACCTACGCCATCGGCCGGCTGGAGGCCGCCTACCACGACGGCCGCATCCGCCAGGGGCTGGCCAGCCGGCGGGACGCCGATCTGCCGACCGCCGCCGCCTTGATCGTCCTGCTTGCCGCCGGGCTCTTATGGGCCGTGCACTGGCGCATCGGCATACCGCTTAGGCGTCTTCGCGACGCCCTGACCCGCAGCCATGCCACGGGTCGGCGTGAGCCCCTGCCCTGGACCAGCCGGGACGAGATCGGCCAGGTGGTCGCGGCCTACAACGCGCTTCTCGGCGAGATCAACCAGCATACGCGGCAGCTCGAGCGGGCCAACGAGGAGCTGGAAACGGAAAACGCCCAGCGCCGGCTGGCGGAAAAGCGCCTGCTGCTTTTCAGGATCGCGGTGGCGGCCACGGACGCGGCCATGGTCATCACCGATCGCCGGCTGACGGTGCTGGAGGTCAATGCCGCCTGCCTGCGCATCACGGGGTTTTCCGCCGGCGAACTGCACGGCCGCTGCGCCCGGGAGACCTTTCTCGCCGCCCACGACGCCACGCTGCACCGGACCATTCTGGACGGCCTGACCCGGCGCTCCGCCTGGTCGGGCGAATGTCCGGGCGTTTCCCGTTCGGGCAAGACGTTGCCGCTTCGCCTGTCCATAAACGCCCTGCCCCTCGACGACGACGCCGGCAGCCATCTGGTGCTGGTCTTTTCCGACGTCACCAAGGACAAGGCCACGGAAAAACTGCTGCGCAATCTGGCCTATTCCGACGCCCTGACCGCGCTTCCCAACCGGGCCCTGTTCCTGGACCGGCTGGAGCGGGAAATCTCCATCGGCACGCGGCGCTCGCGCGGCTTTGCCCTGCTTTTCATCGACCTCGACAATTTCAAGTACATCAACGACAGCCTGAGCCACTCCGTGGGCGATCAGGTGCTTTCGCTCATTGCCGGGCGCATGCGCGCCTGCCTGCGCGACGAGGACACCCTGGCCCGCATGGGCGGCGACGAATTCACGGTGATCCTGCGCGAGACCACGGACCCCTCGGTGGCGGCGCGCCTGGGCGAGACGCTCGTGGCGGCGGCGTCGCGGCCGCTCGAGGTGGAGGGCGCGGCCCTCGAGGTCGGGGCCAGCGTGGGCGTGGCCCTTTTTCCGGCCGATGGCCGGGATTCGGATGCGCTCATGCGCAACGCCGACACGGCCATGTACCTGGCCAAGTCCGAGGGCGGCGGGCGGGTCCGCTTTTTCGAGCCCGCCATCGCCGAGGAGGCCAAGGCCCGGCTCGAGCTCAAAAACAACCTCAAGCGGGCCATCGAGGAGAAGGAATTCGTCCTGCGCTACCAGCCCATCGTGTCCATGGCCACGGGCGTTGCCGAGCATTTCGAGGCGCTTGTCCGCTGGATGCGCCCGGACGGCATGGTCCCGCCGGATCGGTTCATCCCCCTGGCCGAGGAAACGGGGCTCATCATCCCCATCGGCCGGCTCGTCCTGGACATGGCCTTTGCCCGGCTGCGGCAGTGGCGCGAGGAAGGCCGGCCCATGCGCCTTTCCGTCAATGTGTCGCGCAACCAGTTCCAGGACGAGGATTTCGTGGACGACCTTATCGGCCGGGCCAGGGCGGCGGACGTCGATCCGGCCACGGTGGTGCTCGAGATCACCGAATCCATGATCATCGCCGACCCCGAGACGGCCAAGGTCATCCTGGGGCGGCTCATCGTCAGCGGCTTTCGCATCGCGGTGGACGACTTCGGCGTGGGCTATTCGTCTTTAAGCGTGCTGGTGGAATACCCGGTGCACATCGTCAAGCTCGACAAATCGCTGATAAAAAGCCTGGAATACGACGTGCGGGCGAGGTCCATGGTCTCGGGGTTTATTGCGCTGTTCCAGCGCCTGGGCCTGGAAGTGGTGGCCGAAGGCGTGGAGACGGCCTTGCAGCACGAATTCCTGTCCCTGGCCGGTTGCGATCTGGCCCAGGGCTGGCTCTACGGCAAGCCGCTTCCCCCCGAGGCGGCAAGCGCCCTTGGGCCGGCCCCGGCGGTCCGGCACGGGGGCGCGTCCGGCCGGGAGGCCGCGCCGTCCCGCAAGCAGTAGCGCCCGGCTGCCTCCCGGTTCCCCCGAAGGCGTCCGGCCGGTTGGAAAGCGCTGCCGTTCGTGTGGCGTTCTCTAAAAAATAATTATCTAAATATGTTATTCCCAAAATTCGTATGCACGAATTTCGAGACCGCGACACTAGCCCGTCGCCAGCGTCGCGCCGAGGGCCGTGGCCGACGACGTCCCGGGCCAGGCCGCAACCGGAATCACCCCGAAGCTCACGATCGAACCCGAGTCCGCGTACAGGTATTGCAGGGTCTGCATGTCCAGTACGCCGAACATGGATTTGTAGGTGTCGGTCTCGTTGTAGGACATGACCGTGTAGTCGGTGTTGTCCAGGATATCCGGCAGGGTCCGGGTATAGGCCGTGTCGTCGAGGCCCAGGGTGTGGCCGATCTCGTGCAGGATGGTCTCGTAGCCGAGGGTCCCCGGCCGGGCGTCGGTCAGCGTCTCGCCCCATTCGCCGTTGTCCAGGTAGACGTAGTCCTGACGGTCGATGGTGGTCGTGCCGTCGGCGGCGGTGCCGACGACCTCGTTGGTGCTGGTCACGGCCAGGGTCCTTGGATCGGCGATGTCCGCCGTGCCGAAGGCCACGTCGGCGTTGGAAACGTCGGTCGTTTCCACGAAATGGAGCCCGGTCAGCGGTTCGGACGTGGCATAGACCAGGCGCACGGCCGCCTGCTGCCCGAGGTCGAGGGGCGCGAAGTCGGCGACCGTTTCGCCCGCCGGCAGGGCCGTGGTCATGAAGCCGTAGGTCACGGTCAGCCCCGTGGAGGGCGATTCCTCGGTCCAGAGGGGCAGGCCTTCCCAGACCAGGGAATCGATCAGGACATCGCCGCTTAAGCTGGCGTAGGCGTTGGACAGGTCTATCTGGGCCATGGCGCTCCTCCGGCGGGGCTTTTAGCATGGTGATGCCGCGCACTCCCCCTAGCCGAGGTTGCGGATAAAATCCACGTTCTTGTCAGGCGGTGGCGCGTTTTTTCTTCTGTACCCAGAACTGGTACATCTCGAGGAACGTATCGGGATACTGTTGCTCGAAAGTGTTCCAGTTGGACAGGTCCGTTGCCGGCTGGTCGGACGGATGGAGCTTGCGGTAGGCCTCCAGTGGGGCCGTGTCGATATCGAAGCCCAAAAGGCGCAGGCCGTTGTCGTGCAGAAACGACTTGAGCTCAAGCAGGTTGGTGGTGTGCTCGCAGACATGAAAAAGCATGTCGCGGCAGCCGCTGAGGC
Proteins encoded in this window:
- a CDS encoding EAL and GGDEF domain-containing protein, which produces MNQQLFDSSIMFKHMLEQNKSLAGKVPQVRPRMASLLECTGNVLEGDLAILTLQVADFHLKFSGIGMEAGLACLRACLDEAIERFSAVYPEGALHFIQEASPGDYVLLFEHDGRDPDELFFLYLAYRAAVTQGAAERMRLICGEEIDLRVGFARLEPERDTTPTAVLFAAVCKAKRLAQQKIDAAAFPSPAEIKTLFAQGFTGVVYQPVVDLTTGMTIGWEAYARGTSGIPIQDALRLFELTGSTEKALEVEQGLCRLAVSGIGRLKPRQKLFLNVGPASLCAHDIQPREFARLIGEFDLERNQMVLEFSERLSFSELAALPEILDAYRDLGFLTAIDDVGAGQSNMMLLARLRPDFFKADITLTRDIECNPFKRLMVETLVLMAEKTGAKVIAEGVETELALSSLVSMGVHAGQGYYLGAPAYPKPEGGMPMPLKASFGQASAGDWKCSSPVGDLLAPCLEVDTEKRVGDVKALLADKPAMCSVVVVEGKTPAGLLMNYNLDKALSSKFGIDLYHRKRITRLMDASPLCVECDTPIEEAARLAMNRVATKIYDDIVITRDGELRGTVSVQKMLDTLAKVQVELAKGSNPLTGLPGNVAIEQEFQRRGREKLPCSMMYVDLDNFKVYNDVYGFSQGDKVILLTSRVLREAVSRQGSPGDFVGHVGGDDFVVIAARGAADAVADAVVTVFAAEVPRLYTPEDRDRGFIRGKSRDGVEKDFPLITLSIGILECLFAAPITFEDLSHRVAEVKKFAKSRAGNSVIRDRRAPLGAL
- the phnD gene encoding phosphate/phosphite/phosphonate ABC transporter substrate-binding protein produces the protein MRKKKPLAGLLLVLFILLSCHGTLALAGAGGLGFGLIATSAPQTVLDGWRPLLADLSAFLGEPVTPKIYEDYAGVIWAMGTGRAQVAWLGNKSAIEAVDRAGGEVALRSIDPAGHTEYFSHLLVRRDSGLTDVETVFARAGRLTFGDGDPNSTSGHAVPAYYLFASRGVSPRAVFKRVVSGNHEENFLGVATGRLDVATGNSLDLKRHRQRYPEFARDVVVIWTSPPIPSDPLVWRTDLPAGLKDRIRAFFLDYGRAASGKSEARLARERAVLATLSRSGFEASDNSQLVPIRIIELYREKLRLAAQNDPGGETRQKRLETIEAQLRQLRATQAAHM
- a CDS encoding EAL domain-containing protein; translated protein: MAIFGNHPRLGLATRVLLPALAVALSVAAIMYLIFTARFARQAQEDLKIRLDSLLTAQAAELEAPVWEFDQATIDRLFRSYAQNPDLQWIRLYDAKGTLVAHSGKDPGPDVRLITARRELIHHAGGETYAIGRLEAAYHDGRIRQGLASRRDADLPTAAALIVLLAAGLLWAVHWRIGIPLRRLRDALTRSHATGRREPLPWTSRDEIGQVVAAYNALLGEINQHTRQLERANEELETENAQRRLAEKRLLLFRIAVAATDAAMVITDRRLTVLEVNAACLRITGFSAGELHGRCARETFLAAHDATLHRTILDGLTRRSAWSGECPGVSRSGKTLPLRLSINALPLDDDAGSHLVLVFSDVTKDKATEKLLRNLAYSDALTALPNRALFLDRLEREISIGTRRSRGFALLFIDLDNFKYINDSLSHSVGDQVLSLIAGRMRACLRDEDTLARMGGDEFTVILRETTDPSVAARLGETLVAAASRPLEVEGAALEVGASVGVALFPADGRDSDALMRNADTAMYLAKSEGGGRVRFFEPAIAEEAKARLELKNNLKRAIEEKEFVLRYQPIVSMATGVAEHFEALVRWMRPDGMVPPDRFIPLAEETGLIIPIGRLVLDMAFARLRQWREEGRPMRLSVNVSRNQFQDEDFVDDLIGRARAADVDPATVVLEITESMIIADPETAKVILGRLIVSGFRIAVDDFGVGYSSLSVLVEYPVHIVKLDKSLIKSLEYDVRARSMVSGFIALFQRLGLEVVAEGVETALQHEFLSLAGCDLAQGWLYGKPLPPEAASALGPAPAVRHGGASGREAAPSRKQ